The genomic segment ACCGGAACGGGTGGCCCTCCCTTTTTGATGATCTCCTTCAGCTTCTGGGCCTTCAACTTGCGCTGAAAGAAGAGCTGCTTCAATCCCTCTCGGTCCTTTTCCACATCGACGTGCCCCACGATATCGAGTTTGAGGCCGGGCCTCTCGTTCAAGGCCTTTGCCATGGCGTTGAGCTTTTTGGCATTGGGTTCATGAAGGGCGGCGCTCCCATAGTCGAACTCGATGAAACTGAGCTCTTCTCCTCCTCCGACAATGGCCCCCAGAAGGGCAAACGGGGAGGTGGCTGCTTTGACGATCAGGTTGACGAGGATTTTTAGAATGATCCCCCAGATGCTGAATTTGGGATCGTCGAGGCTTCCGCTGACCGGGATATCTAACTTGATCTCTCCCTTCCGGTCCTTCAGGAGGGCAACGGCAAGCTTCACAGGTAACTTGGTCGCCTGAGGGCTTTCCACCTTCTCTCCGAAATTGAACTGATCGATGAAAATCTCGTTCTTGGCATCGAGCTTCCTCTTGTCGATCAGGTAGCTCAAGTCGAAGGAGAGCTTCCCCTTCTCCACCGTATAACCCACATATTTCCCGGAGTAGGGCGTAAGCGGGCTGAGCTCCATGTCCTTAAACCTCGCCTTGAGGTCCACGTAGAGATCCTCTTTGAGGGGATTGATCTTTCCCGTGATCTCAAGGGGAGCAAAACCGTCCAGCTTCGTGCGAAGCTCCAGATCGGCACGAGAGGTCTCTTCGGAAGAAAGGCCGGAGATTCTACCACCGATTTCCATCAGTCTGGTCGAATATTCCGGCTGGACCGACCGATCCAGGAAGTCCACCTGCCCTCCCTGGAGGGTGACGGTTCCGATCTTGATCGCCTTTGGAGGTCCTGCCGGCTTCTTCTCGGCCGAAGGAGCAGGAGGGGCTTCCTTCTTCGCAGGGGGCTCTTTCTTTACTTCCTCCTGGCCGAAGATCTGCTGAAGGTTGAGGACTCCCTCCGGTTGGACGACCACGCGGGCATAAAAGTTACTCAATGCGATTCCCCCGATGTCCAGAGAGAAGGGATCGGAGTCGAAGCGAAGGTCTTCCAGGGCAAGGGATTCTAATTTCAGGAAGTCCTCTGCATTCTTTTTGTCAATGGATGCAAAACGGATTAAAGAGGCCTTCCCGCTGTAAACCGTTTTAAACTCCTTCTTATCGGACATCCCAAGGATGACATTTCCGGTCGTATTTAAGGAGCCATCCGTAATCGTTATCTTGACCTTGTCCGTAAAGTAAGGCTGAAAAGGTTTGATCTCTAAATCTTTCAACCCCACTTTTAAGTTTGCCGCCAAAGGATCGATTCCAAGGGTCCCCTCTGTGGAAAACGTCCCTTTTTGATTCAGGCGCAGAGCCAGCGCCACATTACCCTTCTGGCCCTGGGCCGTCGAAAGGTTTTCAGCTCTCAGTCGAAACTCATCCACGATCAGTCTGACCGGCTCTGTGAGCGTCTGGTCTTCGGCGATGAGGGTATAACCCTCCACGGAGACCTTGCCCACTCTGACCAGCCAGGGTTTTTCAGCGGGGAGGGCTTTTTCCGGGGCGGGTTTTCCCTCGAGTCTATCCGATTTTTCTTCCTTTTTAGCCGGTTCCGGAAAGAGCGTCATGAGATTGATCTTTCCGTCTTTTAGGCGCCGAACCAGAAGACTCCCATTCTGCGTCGAAAAATCTCCGACAGAGATCTCCCTCTGAGGGAGGTCGAATGAAGTGTTTTTGACGATTAAGGAAGGAATGTCCACGAAGACTTCTTCTTCTCCCTTCTTCTTCAACTTTAAGTTTTTCAATGAAGCGGCCAACCCCGAGAGTTTTGTGATCGCCTCCTTATCCGTCTTTCTGTACTGATAGCTGGTCGAAAGATCGAGCTCTCCCTCGGCAATCTTAAAGAGGACCTGATCCTGATAGTAAGGAGCATACTGATTCAGGACGAGGCGGTTGATCTCTAAAGACCCTTCGATTTGAAGAGGATCCATTCCGATCGTATTCTTGGTCGAGAGCGTCGTCGCCTTGTCGAGCAGGAGGGACAGGGACAACTTTCCCAAAACATTCTTTGCCGTGGAGAGGTTCTCCCCCCTGATCGTGATCTTCTCAGCGGTCAGGGTTATGGGCTCAGAGGGAGTCTGGTCTCCCATGCGGATCGTATATTGATCGACGGAGAGCGCCTTCAGGGTTAAAGCCCATGGCTTCTCTTCTCCCTTGCCTTTTTCCGGTTCAGGAGGGGTTTTTTCCGGTGGAGAGGAAGGAAGAAGTTTCATCAGGTCCAGTTCCCCGTTCTTTAGACGGTTGAAGATCAGCCTCCCCTTTTCTGTCGAGAAAGCGCCAATGGTCACGTTCTTCTGAGTCACATCCACGAGCGTGTCTTTCACCGAAAGAACGGGTATGTTCAGGAAGTCCTCTTTTTCCGCTTCTCTTTTAAGCCTTAAGGAACTTATCAGGACGGACATCGCCGATAAGGAAAGGTCAGGCTCTTTCTCTCTCTGGGCATATTTGAAGCGGGTCGAGAAGTCGAGGTGCCCCTCCTCGAGGTTGAAGAGGATTCGATCCTGGTAATAGGGCGAATACTTCGCCAAGGGCACCGATCGAATCTCCAATCTCCCCTCTGCCCACAAGGGCTCGACGGTGAGTTCGCCCTCCAATTTGATCGTCTCTTTGACCTCTGAAGTGATGGAGAGGGAGTAGGCTGTTTTCTTATCTTTACGGTTGCTGAAAGGGGCGACTTTCAATTCAACGGGAGTGAGAACGGTTTTAAAGGGTCTCTTGGTGGACCCGTCTGAAAAGGAGACCTTTCCTCCAGTCAATTCCACTTCGTCGATATCGAGAGACAGAAGGGGTTGATCCGCCTTCTTTTCAGTGGCGGGAGCAGGTTTCATCTCCTTTTTCTCGGGGAGAAAGGCTTCGATATTCAAAGCCCCTTCCGCATTGCGTTTGACATCCAGATCTGGCGACTGGATCGAGACCTTCGAGAGATGAAAGGACATCCGGAGAGGTTCGGTTGGGGCAATTCCGATCGTAAGAAGGGGCAGTCTGAAGAGGGGATTTTTCTTGAGATCATCCAGCGCCACCTTTTTCAAGGCCACATTGCCGGTTACGGTTAAGGAGGGTTGCTTGTCCCGATGTTGAATAAAGGAAATCTTGGTCTGGACATCGAGAAAGGCAGAGACGATCTTCACATTCAACTTCATCGGAAGATAGGCCAGATAGTAAGGGAGGTCGAGATCGTTGATGTTGATATCGAAAACGGTCTCAAGGGTGTCGCGAAAGGGTTTGGTATTCCCCTGAAGCCGATAGGGGGTCTCATTGACCTTGGCCGAGAAGGCGGGCCGGACAAAGATATCGATGTAAGCCGGGATGTTGGAGAGAAAGGGAAGGCCAATGTTCAACTCTCTGACCGTATGCTTTGTCTTTTTCGGACCGTCCCAGAAATCGATGCTTCCGTCGATGAGGCGGATGTTATTGAGGGAGAACCTCAGGGGCTTCGGTTTCTCCGCGGGTGTCTCGGGAGACTTGGCCTCCTTTTTCTCAAGGAGGTCCGAAAAATTATAGGTCTCGTCCTCGTTGCGCGAGATCCGGAGATAAGGCTTCGTCAATCGGATCTCTTTGAGGATGAGAGCCCATCGCAGAGCGGACAAGCTCTGAAGATTGATGTAAAGCTCGTCGAAGGAGAAAAAGGTCTCCGAACCCTGTCGCTCCTTCACCTGAAGCCCTCTGACCGTGACCGAAAGCGTATAAGGGTTTATCTTGACCTGTCGAATCGCCACTTCCCGATGAAGGTTTTCCGTAAGTATCTTGATGAGAATGGATTTCAAGAGGGGAGGGATCGCAAAAAAACCGACGAGGGTAAAGAGGACAAAAAAGAGGACGGCCCCGATGAGGATCTTCTTAAGGTGGGGCTTTATTTTATTTTCATAAATCCTGAGGATCCTTCCGAACACACAGAGCACCCCCCGTTTTTTTACTTCTTCTTCTGAAAGAGCCTCTTTTCGATCTCCCGGGTGATCTCCGGAACGATCTGCCTGGCCAATTTCTCCGTATCGAGGGTGACATCGGGTTTATCGGTCGTCCCTTTGATTTTTAAAGGGATCACCGTCCAACCCTTTTCATCGGACATGAACTTCCATTTCTCCAAGCTCTTTGAAAGGCCTTTGCTAAGTTCAGGTGAGAGCTTAAGCTCGGCAGGGATATCCAGCTTCTGGTCAAATCCCAAATAGCCTTTGAGAGCAAGCCAAAAAAGGGCGGAGCTGATGAACCCGTCGATAAAGACCTTCTCCTCTTTGAGGTCGAAGTGGAAGGAACCCTCATCCACCACCGGCTCTTTCAGAGCCTTAAGGCCGGTGAGAGACGAAAGGGCATTGAAAATCTGGGAGCCTTGGATCACCCCTTTGCCGAGCTTTAAATCTGCATCTCCCTTCAGGGTCTCCTGCGGCCTGGCGCTTGCCAGTTGGAGCTTTCCGGTAAGTTTTCCCTCCGTTTTGTAAATATCACCACCTGAGAACTCCAATCCCAGAGGTTCCACGGTTAAATTTCCATTGAGGTATCTAAAATTCACCTTCAGATGTTTCACGGTATAGCCCTGATACCTGGCTGAATCGACCTTCACCTGGCCCGAGGCCTTCAGTCTTTTTTCGAAGTCCCCTTCTGCCCCTTTGGCAGGCTTCTCCTTTTGTTGAGGAGGTTTTTTTGAAACTGCCTCTTTGGATTTCTTCTCCTCTCCTGCCAACCCCATGAGCTTATCCAGGTCCAGCTCTTTCGCATAAAGATTGGCGCTAAGGTCAGGCGCCTTGAGGTAATCCTTGACAGTAAGGGTTAAATCGATGCTCTCCTTTCCGATCAGAGTCCTAAGGTTGGCTCGGAGGGCATGGACATCCAGATCGATCTTCCCTGTCGTTTTAATTTCATTCCCTTTTAAAACCACGTTGATCTCCTTGATGGAGATCTGTCCCGATTTCATCTTGGGAGTCCCATCCTTCTCCACCGATCCCACAAATTCCATGTCAAAGGCCCCTGAGACATCGGGCAAGGCCTTCTCCTCATCCACAAACTTTAACTGGGCATTTTGGATAAACAAACGGTCGGCAGTGACAGAGAGGGGAAGTCCTTCTCCCTTGGGCTCAACGGGTTTTGAGGGCGTCTGGGAACGCTTCTCAAGGATACTGCTGAAGTTATATTTCCCGCTTCGGTCCTTTATGATCGTCACCGAGGGAGAAAGGATCTCGATTTTACTGATGACAAACTCCCTTTTCAAAAGGGGGAGGAGACGGTAGGAGAGGACGAACTCCTTCATCTTGAAGAAATCCCTCTGTCCGTCCATCTCTTTGACGCTTAACCCTTTGGCAATCACCCCCTTGAAGAGAGAGACCTTGATCTCGTCCAGGGAGACTTTCCTGCCGGTCAGGGCTTCGGCCCTCGGAAGGATCATCGCCTTTAATCGCTCGCTGGAAAGATAGCTCTTGATGAAGATATTGAGACCGACGACGAGAAGGACAAGGATTCCGAAGATGACGATTCCAGCTTTCATCCATTTCTTCATGACTTCTCCTTCTATTTGCCGAACACCTCTTTCAGAAGGTCCGTGGTGCGGGCAGCAGGATTGGTGCGGATCTTCTTCTCCTCCTCGCCGAGGACGTGAAAGAGCCCGTCAAGGGCCTTGGTGACCACATAGTGATCGATATCAAAGGTCTCCTTTTTGACGAAAGGGATGGATTCATACCGTCCGACCAGTTCCTTGTACTGACGGGTCACCCCCACTTCGTTCATCGCCCGGTCGACGATGGGTTTGAAGAGGGCCGCAAGCTTATCAGCGGTTTTTCTCTTAAAATATTCTGTCGCCGCGGTCTCGTGGCCCGAAAAGATCTTCCTCACGTCTTCGAAGGTCATCTCTCCGATCGCATCCCAGAAGATCTGTTTGGCAGAAGGGGCGGCCCTTTCCGCGGCCCGGTTCATGCTCAAGATGAATTCATCGACCTGAGGCCCATAGCCCACTGCCCTCAACCCTTTCTCGAGGGTCCGGAGTTTCTCGGGCATCAAAATCTTGATGGCCTCGTTGAGGAAGTAGCCGTCGGTCTTTCCGGTGAGTTTGACCGTGTTTTCCGTGCCCACCTTCAGGGCCTCCTTCAACCCTTCGCCGATCTTCGCATCGGTCAATCCTTTCTGCTCGCCGATGCCTATGCCTTTGAGGAGGCGGTCGAGCTGGGCAGAAGCGGGAGGTGAAAATAGGAAGAGGATGAAAAAAAGGGGGATGATACGAACCATCTGGCCGACCTCCTTTCTCGATGGTCGTTTCGGACCTTCCAACCCATCATACCCCTCCTTTCGTTGGATTTCAATCGAAAATTTCCCAATGGCCAAAGCGTTAGGTCTGTGATATAAGAGAGCCGATGGAGGCCCGAAACAGGATCCTTCTGATCAAAGGGGCCAAGGCCTTCGGGATCGTCCTGACCGAACGTTCCGTGGAGGCCTTCGATCTCTACCTCCGGGAGCTTCTCAAGTGGAACCGGAAGATGAACCTCACGGCCATACGGAGTGAAAAGGAGATCGTGGTGA from the Thermodesulfobacteriota bacterium genome contains:
- a CDS encoding DUF748 domain-containing protein, which produces MFGRILRIYENKIKPHLKKILIGAVLFFVLFTLVGFFAIPPLLKSILIKILTENLHREVAIRQVKINPYTLSVTVRGLQVKERQGSETFFSFDELYINLQSLSALRWALILKEIRLTKPYLRISRNEDETYNFSDLLEKKEAKSPETPAEKPKPLRFSLNNIRLIDGSIDFWDGPKKTKHTVRELNIGLPFLSNIPAYIDIFVRPAFSAKVNETPYRLQGNTKPFRDTLETVFDININDLDLPYYLAYLPMKLNVKIVSAFLDVQTKISFIQHRDKQPSLTVTGNVALKKVALDDLKKNPLFRLPLLTIGIAPTEPLRMSFHLSKVSIQSPDLDVKRNAEGALNIEAFLPEKKEMKPAPATEKKADQPLLSLDIDEVELTGGKVSFSDGSTKRPFKTVLTPVELKVAPFSNRKDKKTAYSLSITSEVKETIKLEGELTVEPLWAEGRLEIRSVPLAKYSPYYQDRILFNLEEGHLDFSTRFKYAQREKEPDLSLSAMSVLISSLRLKREAEKEDFLNIPVLSVKDTLVDVTQKNVTIGAFSTEKGRLIFNRLKNGELDLMKLLPSSPPEKTPPEPEKGKGEEKPWALTLKALSVDQYTIRMGDQTPSEPITLTAEKITIRGENLSTAKNVLGKLSLSLLLDKATTLSTKNTIGMDPLQIEGSLEINRLVLNQYAPYYQDQVLFKIAEGELDLSTSYQYRKTDKEAITKLSGLAASLKNLKLKKKGEEEVFVDIPSLIVKNTSFDLPQREISVGDFSTQNGSLLVRRLKDGKINLMTLFPEPAKKEEKSDRLEGKPAPEKALPAEKPWLVRVGKVSVEGYTLIAEDQTLTEPVRLIVDEFRLRAENLSTAQGQKGNVALALRLNQKGTFSTEGTLGIDPLAANLKVGLKDLEIKPFQPYFTDKVKITITDGSLNTTGNVILGMSDKKEFKTVYSGKASLIRFASIDKKNAEDFLKLESLALEDLRFDSDPFSLDIGGIALSNFYARVVVQPEGVLNLQQIFGQEEVKKEPPAKKEAPPAPSAEKKPAGPPKAIKIGTVTLQGGQVDFLDRSVQPEYSTRLMEIGGRISGLSSEETSRADLELRTKLDGFAPLEITGKINPLKEDLYVDLKARFKDMELSPLTPYSGKYVGYTVEKGKLSFDLSYLIDKRKLDAKNEIFIDQFNFGEKVESPQATKLPVKLAVALLKDRKGEIKLDIPVSGSLDDPKFSIWGIILKILVNLIVKAATSPFALLGAIVGGGEELSFIEFDYGSAALHEPNAKKLNAMAKALNERPGLKLDIVGHVDVEKDREGLKQLFFQRKLKAQKLKEIIKKGGPPVPVDDVKIEKQEYEKYLKLAYKEERFPKPKNVLGLPKDLPAPEMEKLILTHLEIKEGDLRTLASQRAMAVKEAIVKAGPVEPERIFLLEPKSLSPEKKEKLKESRVELKIK
- a CDS encoding AsmA family protein encodes the protein MKKWMKAGIVIFGILVLLVVGLNIFIKSYLSSERLKAMILPRAEALTGRKVSLDEIKVSLFKGVIAKGLSVKEMDGQRDFFKMKEFVLSYRLLPLLKREFVISKIEILSPSVTIIKDRSGKYNFSSILEKRSQTPSKPVEPKGEGLPLSVTADRLFIQNAQLKFVDEEKALPDVSGAFDMEFVGSVEKDGTPKMKSGQISIKEINVVLKGNEIKTTGKIDLDVHALRANLRTLIGKESIDLTLTVKDYLKAPDLSANLYAKELDLDKLMGLAGEEKKSKEAVSKKPPQQKEKPAKGAEGDFEKRLKASGQVKVDSARYQGYTVKHLKVNFRYLNGNLTVEPLGLEFSGGDIYKTEGKLTGKLQLASARPQETLKGDADLKLGKGVIQGSQIFNALSSLTGLKALKEPVVDEGSFHFDLKEEKVFIDGFISSALFWLALKGYLGFDQKLDIPAELKLSPELSKGLSKSLEKWKFMSDEKGWTVIPLKIKGTTDKPDVTLDTEKLARQIVPEITREIEKRLFQKKK
- a CDS encoding DUF4197 domain-containing protein, with the translated sequence MVRIIPLFFILFLFSPPASAQLDRLLKGIGIGEQKGLTDAKIGEGLKEALKVGTENTVKLTGKTDGYFLNEAIKILMPEKLRTLEKGLRAVGYGPQVDEFILSMNRAAERAAPSAKQIFWDAIGEMTFEDVRKIFSGHETAATEYFKRKTADKLAALFKPIVDRAMNEVGVTRQYKELVGRYESIPFVKKETFDIDHYVVTKALDGLFHVLGEEEKKIRTNPAARTTDLLKEVFGK